The Henckelia pumila isolate YLH828 chromosome 2, ASM3356847v2, whole genome shotgun sequence genome includes a window with the following:
- the LOC140877477 gene encoding uncharacterized protein, translating into MSSKSVKGRAEEMVTAKKERKKGQMADLVGLGLWENTAASHSFISAHFFKHHRFPYVSLDVVLFVSTPTGHSALANRLILGCSIEFEGSELSANLMILAMKDFGCILGIDILTSYRATVDCYQNIVQFRPVEGDSWFLYGEGARLPMPLVSALKACKALEAGEEGYLIYAVDTSTRSRAIEEFPIVCEY; encoded by the exons ATGAGTTCAAAATCTGTGAAGGGAAGAGCCGAAGAGATGGTGACGGCgaaaaaagagaggaaaaaaGGACAAATGGCCGATTTGGTTGGTTTGGGTCTTTGGGAaa ATACTGCTGCATCACATTCATTCATTTCGGCACATTTCTTTAAGCACCATAGATTTCCGTACGTATCCTTAGATGTAGTGTTATTTGTGTCTACCCCGACTGGTCATTCGGCTTTAGCCAACCGTTTAATCTTGGGTTGCTCTATAGAATTTGAAGGCTCTGAGTTATCGGCAAATCTTATGATTTTAGCGATGAAGGATTTTGGCTGTATTTTGGGTATTGATATTTTGACTTCTTATcgagctactgtggattgttaccaAAATATTGTCCAGTTTCGTCCGGTTGAGGGCGATAGTTGGTTTttatatggtgagggagcgcgacttCCTATGCCtctggtatcagctttgaaggCTTGTAAGGCTTTAGAGGCGGGtgaggaaggctaccttatctatgcggTTGATACATCTACAAGGAGCAGGGCTATTGAGGAGTTTCCAATTGTTTGTGAGTACTAG